One genomic region from Equus caballus isolate H_3958 breed thoroughbred chromosome 4, TB-T2T, whole genome shotgun sequence encodes:
- the OR2A76 gene encoding olfactory receptor family 2 subfamily A member 76 (The RefSeq protein has 1 substitution compared to this genomic sequence): MGSNQSWVTEFVLVGFQLSADVQVLLLWVFSLFYIFSLLANGVILGLICLDPSLHTPMYFFLSHLSIIDMSYASSNVPKMLANLVNQDRTISFVPCIIQTFLYVSFGHTECLILVVMSYDRFVAICHPLQYTVIMNWRVCMALAITSWSCGFILSLVHAILLLRLPFCGPREVNHLFCEILSVLKLACADTSINQVVILADCVFVLVGALYLMLVSYMHILWAILKIQSKEGCTKAFSTCLSHLCVVGLLFGIAMVVNMVPDSSQREEREKILSLFHSLFNPMLNPLIYSLRNAQVKGALY, from the coding sequence ATGGGAAGCAACCAGTCATGGGTCACAGAGTTCGTCTTGGTGGGATTCCAGCTCAGTGCAGACGTGCAAGTGCTCCTCCTCTGGGTCTTCTCCCTGTTCTACATTTTCAGTCTGTTGGCAAATGGCGTGATCTTGGGACTCATCTGTCTGGATCCGAGTCtacacacccccatgtacttcttcctctcacaTCTGTCCATCATTGACATGTCCTATGCTTCCAGTAATGTGCCCAAGATGTTGGCAAACTTAGTGAACCAGGATAGAACCATATCTTTTGTTCCATGCATTATTCAGacatttttgtatgtgagttttGGTCACACAGAATGCCTGATTTTGGTGGTCATGTCTTATGATAGGtttgtggccatctgccacccccTACAGTACACTGTCATCATGAACTGGAGAGTGTGCATGGCCCTGGCTATCACTTCCTGGTCCTGTGGATTTATTCTGTCTCTGGTACATGCAATTCTCCTTCTCAGATTGCCCTTCTGTGGGCCCCGGGAAGTGAACCACCTCTTCTGTGAAATTCTGTCTGTCCTCAAGCTGGCCTGTGCTGACACCTCGATCAACCAAGTGGTTATCCTTGCTGACTGTGTGTTTGTCTTAGTTGGGGCCCTCTACTTAATGCTAGTCTCCTACATGCACATCCTCTGGGCCATCCTAAAGATCCAGTCAAAGGAGGGCTGCACaaaggccttctccacctgcctctcccacctctgtGTGGTTGGACTCTTCTTTGGCATTGCCATGGTGGTTAACATGGTCCCAGACTCCAGTCAACGAGAAGAACGGGAGAAAATACTGTCCCTATTTCACAGTCTGTTTAACCCAATGCTGAACCccctcatctacagcctgaggaatgCTCAGGTGAAGGGCGCCTTGTATCGA